A single genomic interval of Zingiber officinale cultivar Zhangliang chromosome 4A, Zo_v1.1, whole genome shotgun sequence harbors:
- the LOC121969170 gene encoding AT-hook motif nuclear-localized protein 27-like, protein MAGMEAGAQGGGGGGPSRYFHHLLRPPPPPSTHVPPQDSGLSPEKSPKPSREEHGEQPLSDSSPAGTSGGSARRARGRPPGSKNKPKPPIIVTRDSPNALRSHVLEVAAGADVFECVSEYARRRGRGISVLSGVGSVTNVALRQPGASPPGSVVATLRGRFEILSLTGTVLPPPAPPGAGGLSIFLAGGQGQVIGGSVAGPLVATAPVVLMVASFANAVYERLPLEGGEEEEEAAAAAAPPGQQPAVSQSSGVTGGCEGGGSSGVPFYNLGGGYQLPSDAFGWGTTGGVRPPF, encoded by the coding sequence ATGGCCGGGATGGAGGCCGGCGCCCAGGGCGGGGGCGGAGGAGGCCCTTCGCGCTACTTCCACCACCTGCtgcggccgccgccgccgccgtcgacGCACGTACCGCCGCAGGATTCCGGTCTCTCCCCGGAGAAAAGCCCCAAGCCTTCCCGCGAGGAGCACGGGGAGCAGCCGCTATCTGACTCTTCGCCGGCCGGCACGTCGGGTGGGTCCGCTCGGCGGGCGCGCGGCAGGCCGCCGGGGTCCAAGAACAAGCCGAAGCCGCCGATTATCGTCACGCGCGACTCCCCCAACGCGCTCCGCTCGCACGTGCTCGAGGTCGCCGCCGGCGCCGACGTCTTCGAGTGCGTCTCCGAGTACGCTCGCCGGCGCGGCCGCGGCATCTCGGTCCTCAGCGGCGTCGGCTCCGTCACCAACGTGGCGCTCCGCCAGCCGGGGGCCTCGCCGCCGGGGAGCGTGGTGGCCACTCTGCGCGGCCGGTTCGAGATCCTCTCCCTGACGGGCACCGTCCTGCCGCCGCCGGCGCCGCCAGGCGCCGGCGGCCTCTCCATCTTCCTGGCCGGAGGCCAGGGTCAGGTCATCGGCGGCAGCGTGGCCGGGCCGCTCGTGGCCACGGCGCCGGTAGTCCTCATGGTCGCCTCGTTTGCCAATGCGGTCTACGAGCGGCTGCCGCTGGAGGGCggcgaagaggaggaggaggccgccgccgccgccgcgccACCAGGCCAGCAGCCCGCCGTGTCGCAGTCTTCCGGCGTCACGGGAGGCTGCGAAGGCGGCGGAAGCAGCGGCGTCCCGTTCTATAACTTGGGCGGCGGCTACCAGCTCCCAAGCGACGCCTTCGGATGGGGCACTACCGGCGGAGTCCGACCACCATTTTAG